Proteins encoded by one window of Tunturibacter psychrotolerans:
- a CDS encoding GumC family protein, producing MEEIYEEKNPEGLDIGHYLQVVRRRHIHFLVPVFLGWLVVWGASWALPVRYKSGTLILVEQPTMPKNYVEPNVSDDLQNRLQSITQQILSRTRLLTIIDKLHLYDDNHRETTSDEKVELMRKDIDIELVRDSHGDQITAFRIYYSARDPQVAQKVTGELTDLFINENLKVRQQQSEDTTKFIGSQLENARASLAEQEAKVREFKGEHEGELPSQEASNLQILSGLQAQLQNEQDSLNTAKQQRVYLQTLIEQYRTLHATTRSADGTPTGLAGLDQELDKLKSKLVDLSSRYTDHYPEVETLKDEIAKTEKRRSALVAELKTKGNAGRQVDDGTAAHDGTDPLQSSPLLQLQGQFQANQGEIANREQSIAGLKARVNSYQDRLNSAPAREQQLADLTRGYDQTKANYDELLKKQNDSAMATSMEHMQQGERFSMIDPPSLPVKPDFPNRLKFCGIGLGVGLAFGLAVVVGLEFMDDRLHSEKELKILLPMAILSEIPEIVSASDEQSRRKKMVLGWALAAVVITTMLAGSALSYLHD from the coding sequence ATGGAAGAGATCTACGAAGAAAAAAACCCGGAAGGGCTGGATATCGGGCACTACCTTCAGGTAGTTCGCCGCCGCCACATCCATTTCCTAGTACCAGTATTTTTAGGGTGGCTCGTGGTTTGGGGAGCGAGCTGGGCTCTACCGGTGCGCTATAAATCGGGCACACTGATCCTAGTAGAGCAGCCTACAATGCCGAAAAACTATGTTGAGCCCAATGTAAGCGACGATCTACAGAACCGCCTACAAAGTATAACTCAACAAATTCTAAGCCGTACGCGCCTGCTTACGATCATCGACAAGTTGCATCTCTATGACGATAATCATCGTGAGACCACCTCCGATGAAAAAGTCGAGTTGATGCGCAAGGACATAGACATCGAGTTAGTGCGTGACTCTCACGGAGACCAAATCACGGCATTCAGGATTTACTACTCGGCGCGCGATCCACAGGTTGCCCAAAAAGTGACTGGCGAACTGACCGATCTTTTCATCAACGAGAATCTCAAAGTACGCCAGCAACAGTCAGAGGACACCACCAAGTTTATCGGAAGCCAATTGGAAAATGCGCGTGCGAGTCTGGCCGAGCAGGAAGCTAAAGTTCGGGAATTTAAAGGGGAGCATGAAGGTGAATTACCTTCCCAGGAAGCAAGTAACCTTCAGATCCTGAGCGGCCTTCAAGCACAACTACAGAACGAACAGGACAGTCTCAACACCGCGAAGCAGCAGCGAGTCTACCTCCAGACACTGATCGAACAATACCGTACGCTGCATGCGACCACCCGATCCGCCGATGGTACCCCAACAGGTTTGGCAGGGCTCGACCAGGAACTCGATAAATTGAAGTCGAAGTTAGTAGACCTTAGTTCTCGCTACACCGATCACTACCCGGAAGTCGAGACCCTGAAGGACGAAATAGCCAAGACGGAGAAGAGGAGGAGTGCACTCGTTGCTGAGTTGAAGACGAAAGGCAATGCTGGGAGGCAGGTCGACGACGGTACCGCTGCACACGACGGAACGGACCCTTTACAAAGTTCACCTCTATTGCAACTCCAAGGCCAGTTCCAAGCCAACCAGGGAGAAATTGCGAATCGGGAGCAGTCAATTGCCGGGCTGAAAGCTAGAGTCAACAGCTATCAGGATCGCTTGAACTCGGCGCCCGCACGTGAGCAACAGTTGGCAGATCTGACCCGCGGCTATGATCAAACTAAGGCTAACTATGATGAGCTTCTAAAAAAGCAAAACGACTCAGCAATGGCTACCAGCATGGAGCATATGCAGCAGGGTGAGCGATTCAGTATGATTGATCCTCCAAGTTTGCCGGTGAAACCGGATTTCCCCAATCGCCTCAAATTTTGTGGAATCGGGCTGGGCGTCGGTCTTGCCTTTGGTCTCGCTGTGGTGGTTGGACTGGAATTTATGGACGATCGCCTGCACAGTGAAAAAGAACTCAAGATTCTGCTGCCAATGGCGATTCTTTCTGAGATCCCGGAGATCGTGAGCGCATCGGATGAACAAAGCAGAAGGAAGAAAATGGTTTTGGGATGGGCCTTAGCCGCAGTAGTTATAACCACCATGCTGGCGGGTTCTGCGCTCAGCTATTTGCACGATTAG
- a CDS encoding CpsD/CapB family tyrosine-protein kinase has translation MSRIFDALKRSEAERSGIDLSERSQAAEMMQRTERGIPPRWKTTVLSEHLDTPKSADRDALSGLPSKPHGETLSESSVAVELPQTEEQLNPFGQFRSLQVALGPQSRLVSLAESASPAAEAFRLLTVRLRHLRRDQTLKKVLITSTIPQEGKSMVAGNLACTLAVKTQQKILLLEGDLRRPSLSKMFGLGRNPGLCEWLEGESSLAASIYHLEEPDIWILPAGSAPSNALELLQSGRLSTLMDRLTAWFDWIIIDSPPVLPLADTSVWMRLADGILLATRQGSTEKRQLLRGLEAIERRKLIGALVNSSNNAATSDYYYSPATIPHK, from the coding sequence ATGAGCCGTATCTTTGACGCGTTGAAGAGGTCGGAAGCCGAACGCTCTGGGATTGATTTGTCGGAGCGGTCACAAGCAGCTGAAATGATGCAGCGCACCGAACGCGGCATCCCGCCCAGATGGAAGACGACCGTTCTATCTGAGCACCTTGATACACCGAAAAGCGCGGATCGCGACGCATTGTCCGGTCTACCGAGTAAGCCGCATGGTGAAACGCTATCCGAAAGTTCCGTAGCAGTCGAACTACCGCAGACTGAAGAACAACTGAATCCATTCGGTCAATTTAGGTCGCTGCAGGTCGCGCTCGGTCCTCAGAGCCGGTTAGTAAGCCTCGCTGAGAGCGCGAGCCCGGCGGCGGAAGCATTCCGTCTTCTAACAGTACGATTGCGACATCTCCGCCGCGATCAAACGCTCAAGAAAGTACTGATAACGAGCACAATTCCCCAAGAGGGAAAGAGCATGGTTGCGGGCAATCTGGCCTGCACTCTCGCCGTGAAGACGCAACAGAAGATATTGTTGTTGGAAGGGGACCTGCGGCGCCCGTCATTATCGAAGATGTTCGGACTTGGAAGGAATCCGGGCCTCTGTGAATGGTTAGAAGGCGAAAGCAGCTTAGCAGCGAGTATCTACCATCTCGAAGAGCCGGACATCTGGATATTGCCAGCGGGCAGTGCCCCCAGCAATGCATTGGAACTCTTACAATCGGGAAGATTGTCTACTCTGATGGATCGATTGACCGCGTGGTTTGATTGGATCATCATCGATTCTCCTCCGGTGCTCCCTTTGGCTGACACGAGCGTCTGGATGCGGTTAGCAGACGGAATTCTCTTGGCTACGCGCCAAGGAAGTACAGAGAAGCGGCAATTACTGAGGGGTCTAGAAGCGATCGAGCGCAGAAAACTAATCGGGGCCTTGGTGAACAGCTCCAACAACGCGGCTACCAGCGACTACTATTACAGCCCGGCAACCATCCCGCACAAATGA
- a CDS encoding sugar transferase produces MTLLRPDKDPNTANPLLEWPATGAREVLKEETFKRMIAVERKRTERSREPFLLMLLEGGNHQSSEKNGKALDNTLSVLPISIRETDVIGWYTDRTAVGVMFTGLSCTDKNSILSAIINKVSTTLRDQLTTDQFNQISISFHFFPDDWDQDNPGRPSNPSLYPDLLIPDKDRSSLLRIKQVMDFVGSSLMLMVCTPLLLMIAVAIKASSRGPVLFRQQRVGQYGRCFTFLKFRSMRADNDHSVHKEYATKLIAGQLEHRTSNGNADVYKMTNDPRITRLGKFLRRTSLDELPQLVNVLKGDMSLVGPRPAIPYELAAYQTWHRRRVLEVKPGITGLWQVTGRSTVKFDEMVRLDLRYATSWSPWLDIKILMRTPRAVIGGAGAH; encoded by the coding sequence GTGACTCTGCTACGTCCAGATAAAGATCCCAATACCGCTAACCCCCTACTTGAATGGCCGGCCACTGGAGCACGCGAGGTCCTGAAAGAAGAGACCTTCAAGCGCATGATCGCGGTCGAGCGCAAGAGAACTGAGCGATCTAGAGAACCTTTCCTGCTTATGCTACTTGAGGGTGGCAACCACCAGAGTTCGGAGAAGAACGGGAAAGCTCTAGATAATACGCTGTCGGTCCTCCCAATATCCATCAGAGAAACCGACGTGATCGGATGGTACACGGACCGGACTGCCGTTGGCGTGATGTTTACAGGGCTCTCATGCACTGACAAAAATTCAATTCTAAGCGCGATCATAAACAAGGTGAGTACCACCCTGCGAGACCAGTTAACAACTGATCAATTCAATCAAATTAGCATTTCCTTCCACTTCTTCCCGGATGACTGGGACCAAGATAATCCCGGGCGACCAAGCAATCCGTCCTTATATCCTGATCTGCTAATCCCGGATAAAGACAGATCTTCCCTGTTGCGCATAAAACAAGTAATGGATTTTGTCGGCAGCTCCCTAATGTTGATGGTTTGCACACCTTTGTTATTGATGATTGCGGTGGCAATCAAGGCATCATCCCGAGGTCCGGTACTTTTTCGACAACAGCGAGTCGGGCAGTACGGTCGATGTTTTACATTCCTAAAATTCAGGTCGATGCGCGCAGACAATGATCATAGCGTTCATAAAGAGTATGCGACTAAATTGATCGCTGGCCAGCTGGAGCATAGGACGTCCAACGGCAATGCTGACGTATACAAGATGACGAACGATCCTAGGATCACGCGATTGGGAAAATTCTTGCGCAGAACCAGCCTAGATGAGCTGCCGCAGTTGGTAAACGTTCTGAAAGGAGATATGTCACTCGTCGGTCCCCGTCCCGCAATCCCATACGAATTGGCAGCTTATCAGACTTGGCATCGTCGACGGGTATTAGAAGTCAAACCTGGGATTACCGGGTTGTGGCAGGTTACCGGACGAAGCACTGTCAAATTCGATGAAATGGTTCGTCTAGATCTGCGATATGCAACGTCCTGGTCTCCTTGGCTGGACATTAAGATTTTGATGCGCACGCCGCGTGCAGTGATCGGGGGCGCAGGTGCCCATTGA
- a CDS encoding Gfo/Idh/MocA family protein encodes MNFGVIGYGYWGPNIVRNLTSLEDSQVIAIAEMSPSARKRAQKAYPGIHVTSDAFEVLSSTKIDAVAVVTPVWTHYELAKAALENGKHVFVEKPFTSNTEQAEELINLAQRKNLKIMVDHTFLFTGAVKKISQLLDEGTLGKLYYYDATRVNLGLFQHDINVLWDLAPHDLSIMDYLIKTSPEAIVATGQKHLNGHEDVAYMTLYFPEKVIAHINVNWLSPVKVRTTLMGGEKRMLVWNDLEADEKVKVYDKGVDITNREGVYELLVNYRSGDMWAPQLEQIEALRQELSYFVDCISSNRDPSNDGCAGLRVVKILEAATESLGKRGALVYL; translated from the coding sequence TTGAACTTCGGTGTGATCGGTTACGGCTACTGGGGACCAAACATCGTGAGAAACCTCACGAGTCTTGAGGATTCTCAGGTGATTGCAATTGCGGAGATGAGCCCATCTGCGCGTAAGCGAGCGCAGAAGGCTTATCCCGGCATTCACGTGACTTCGGACGCGTTCGAGGTGCTCTCGTCGACTAAGATAGACGCCGTTGCCGTCGTCACCCCGGTTTGGACGCACTACGAATTGGCAAAAGCTGCGCTAGAGAATGGTAAACACGTGTTCGTTGAAAAGCCGTTCACGAGCAACACCGAGCAGGCGGAGGAGTTGATCAACCTAGCCCAGAGAAAAAATCTTAAAATCATGGTCGACCACACCTTCCTGTTCACCGGTGCAGTAAAAAAAATCTCGCAACTGCTCGACGAAGGAACTCTGGGGAAGCTTTACTACTATGATGCTACTCGCGTCAATCTGGGCCTGTTCCAGCACGACATCAACGTGCTTTGGGACCTTGCTCCGCATGATCTTTCGATCATGGACTACCTCATTAAAACAAGCCCTGAGGCAATCGTCGCGACCGGGCAGAAACATCTCAACGGCCACGAGGACGTGGCCTATATGACGCTCTATTTCCCCGAGAAGGTTATAGCGCATATCAATGTCAATTGGCTATCCCCTGTGAAGGTTAGAACCACTCTCATGGGTGGAGAAAAGAGAATGCTAGTCTGGAACGATCTCGAAGCTGATGAAAAGGTGAAAGTTTACGATAAGGGAGTGGACATCACCAACCGAGAAGGAGTTTACGAATTGCTAGTTAACTATCGTTCCGGAGACATGTGGGCTCCTCAACTAGAACAGATCGAAGCACTTCGTCAAGAGCTTTCCTACTTCGTAGACTGCATTTCCAGTAACCGGGATCCGTCCAACGATGGATGCGCCGGGTTGCGAGTAGTCAAAATACTCGAAGCAGCCACCGAATCACTTGGCAAAAGAGGAGCTCTCGTCTACCTATGA
- a CDS encoding acyltransferase has protein sequence MNSYNCIKDDVRLGTDVQLSKFINLYGCEIGHETKIGAFVEIQKNASVGNRCKISSHTFICEGVVIEDNVFIGHGVMFINDGYPRATTLHGNLQSETDWKVERTVIKKGASIGSGATILSNINIGENAIVGAGSVITKDVPPNSIVAGNPARVLRYMEQTAEGPNANREQHTQQHPIS, from the coding sequence ATGAACTCCTACAATTGCATCAAGGACGACGTAAGACTTGGAACAGATGTGCAGCTGTCGAAATTCATTAATCTGTATGGATGCGAGATCGGACACGAGACAAAAATCGGCGCATTCGTAGAAATTCAGAAAAATGCCAGCGTCGGCAATCGCTGTAAGATTTCCAGTCACACTTTTATCTGCGAAGGCGTTGTAATCGAGGACAACGTCTTTATCGGTCACGGAGTGATGTTCATCAATGACGGCTATCCTCGTGCCACCACTCTGCATGGAAACCTTCAATCCGAAACCGATTGGAAGGTTGAACGGACGGTAATCAAAAAAGGCGCATCTATCGGATCGGGCGCGACGATTCTCTCGAATATCAACATCGGCGAGAACGCAATTGTGGGTGCGGGTAGCGTCATAACAAAAGATGTCCCACCCAACTCGATCGTAGCCGGCAATCCGGCTAGGGTTCTGCGTTATATGGAACAGACAGCGGAAGGTCCTAATGCCAATCGTGAACAGCATACCCAACAACATCCCATTTCTTGA
- a CDS encoding DegT/DnrJ/EryC1/StrS family aminotransferase, which yields MPIVNSIPNNIPFLDLVTPHLELEQELTGVFRRALQTACFIGGPMVEAFEEAFAAFCGTNHSIAVSSGTDALRFAIMACGVQRGDVVLTVPHTFIATTEAISQAGATPEFIDIDERTYNMSVEKLQLYLKEQCSRDRSGKLISLRSGRPVSAIVPVHLYGQMADMDSILRVAEQYSLIVIEDACQAHGAEYFSRDLNRWMKAGSMGRASAFSFYPGKNLGACGEAGAVTTNDARVVDKIKMLRDHGQTTKYLHDVEGYNGRLDAIQAGLLHAKLAHLVKWNTQRREHAAEYDRLLENNEAITLPYEPSWSRAVYHLYVIRTRDRDGMMSHLKKAGIGTGIHYPVPLHLQRAYISLNYCLEDFPVSRRVAGEIVSLPMFPQLTRDQQTRVTEEVRAFTSKCLKGARGGDFLMPEEQTA from the coding sequence ATGCCAATCGTGAACAGCATACCCAACAACATCCCATTTCTTGATCTGGTCACCCCCCACCTGGAGCTTGAGCAGGAACTCACTGGTGTATTTCGCCGAGCCTTGCAAACGGCGTGCTTCATTGGCGGTCCTATGGTCGAGGCTTTTGAGGAAGCATTTGCGGCCTTTTGTGGCACAAACCATTCTATTGCCGTCAGCAGTGGTACGGATGCTTTGCGTTTCGCCATAATGGCTTGCGGGGTTCAGCGTGGCGATGTTGTACTCACAGTGCCGCATACATTCATCGCTACCACGGAAGCTATCTCACAAGCCGGAGCTACGCCGGAATTCATCGACATAGACGAGCGCACTTACAATATGTCGGTCGAGAAGCTCCAGCTATATTTGAAAGAGCAATGCTCACGGGACAGATCAGGGAAGCTCATCAGCCTTCGGAGTGGACGGCCCGTATCCGCCATTGTGCCGGTGCACCTGTACGGTCAAATGGCCGACATGGATTCGATCCTGAGAGTAGCTGAACAGTACAGTCTTATAGTGATTGAGGATGCTTGTCAGGCACACGGCGCAGAGTACTTTTCTAGAGACCTCAATCGCTGGATGAAAGCGGGCTCTATGGGCCGTGCGTCTGCATTTAGCTTCTACCCCGGAAAAAATCTCGGAGCGTGTGGCGAAGCCGGGGCGGTGACTACGAATGACGCCCGAGTTGTCGACAAAATCAAGATGCTGCGTGATCATGGCCAAACGACAAAATACCTCCACGATGTAGAAGGTTACAATGGCAGGCTGGACGCGATTCAAGCCGGGCTTCTTCACGCGAAGTTGGCTCATTTAGTAAAATGGAACACACAGCGCCGCGAGCATGCAGCTGAATACGACCGACTTTTGGAAAACAACGAAGCTATAACTCTTCCGTATGAGCCTTCCTGGTCCCGCGCCGTGTATCACCTCTATGTGATTCGCACCCGCGACCGCGATGGTATGATGAGCCACCTGAAGAAGGCAGGTATTGGGACGGGAATTCACTATCCAGTTCCCTTGCACTTGCAGAGAGCCTACATCTCACTGAACTACTGTCTTGAAGACTTTCCCGTGTCGAGACGTGTTGCTGGCGAAATCGTCTCTCTGCCAATGTTCCCACAGCTTACAAGGGACCAGCAGACCAGAGTCACTGAAGAGGTCCGGGCCTTTACTTCCAAGTGTCTTAAGGGAGCCAGAGGCGGAGATTTCTTGATGCCTGAAGAGCAAACAGCCTAA